Proteins encoded by one window of Corythoichthys intestinalis isolate RoL2023-P3 chromosome 20, ASM3026506v1, whole genome shotgun sequence:
- the mos gene encoding proto-oncogene serine/threonine-protein kinase mos: MPSPVPPTRFLPKDIYPSVDIGTCSSPLSKHSFGSTLQVPTQRLQGKVTSRLWSSVIYWKELHCVQPIGSGGFGSVYKAKYLGETVALKKVKKCTKNKLASRQSFWAELNAAHLRHRNVVRVIAATTCMPTDFGDESSIGTIMMEYVGKRNLHQIIYGCVEEPLAPDRWITCSLDIAHGLQFLHSHMIMHLDIKPANVLVSSEDECKIADFGCSVQLNTKREASDVVPLSHAGGTYTHRAPELLKGEEISDKSDIFSFGITMWQLMTREQPYLGDRQHVIYAVVAQNLRPKVEDQAIFQSEQGRDCKTLLSRCWAADSQCRFSAQELITQLENLRAKL; this comes from the coding sequence GTGGACATCGGGACTTGTAGCAGCCCCTTATCCAAACATTCATTTGGCTCCACTTTACAGGTCCCGACTCAGCGACTCCAAGGTAAAGTTACTAGCCGTCTGTGGTCCTCTGTAATCTACTGGAAAGAGCTGCACTGTGTCCAGCCTATTGGTTCCGGAGGCTTCGGTTCTGTCTACAAGGCAAAATATCTCGGGGAGACCGTCGCGTTGAAAAAAGTAAAGAAATGCACCAAAAACAAACTGGCTTCCCGTCAAAGTTTTTGGGCAGAGCTGAATGCTGCGCACCTTCGTCATCGGAACGTAGTGCGTGTAATTGCGGCTACTACTTGCATGCCGACGGATTTCGGCGACGAAAGCAGTATCGGAACGATCATGATGGAATACGTCGGCAAGAGGAATCTCCATCAGATTATTTACGGCTGTGTGGAGGAGCCGCTGGCACCGGACAGGTGGATCACATGCTCATTGGATATCGCTCACGGTTTACAGTTCCTTCACTCCCATATGATCATGCACCTGGACATAAAACCAGCCAATGTGTTAGTTTCCAGTGAAGATGAGTGCAAGATCGCAGACTTTGGCTGTTCTGTTCAACTGAATACAAAACGTGAGGCTTCAGACGTGGTTCCGTTGAGTCACGCTGGTGGGACGTACACGCACCGAGCACCGGAGTTGCTCAAGGGTGAAGAGATATCTGATAAATCAGACATTTTCTCCTTTGGGATTACCATGTGGCAGTTGATGACAAGAGAGCAGCCCTACCTGGGGGACAGGCAGCATGTGATCTACGCGGTAGTTGCACAGAACCTTCGACCAAAGGTTGAGGACCAAGCCATTTTCCAGTCAGAGCAAGGGAGAGACTGCAAGACTTTGTTGAGCAGATGTTGGGCTGCAGACAGCCAGTGTAGATTCAGTGCCCAAGAGCTCATAACGCAACTGGAAAATCTCCGTGCTAAATTGTAG